In one window of Streptomyces sp. NBC_01224 DNA:
- the efeB gene encoding iron uptake transporter deferrochelatase/peroxidase subunit: MSGNSNRKTSAGSGDDKARGSGAISRRRLLGSAGAAGATGLVLGAAGGATGYAATRTDEPTALTAVGSTQVMFHGKHQPGITTPLQARGHLIAFDLAPGAGRKEAAALMRRWSAVARRLMAGEAADSGAADGAAHDTGIALDAGPSSLTVTFGFGRTFFERTGLVGQRPPGLDPLPPFSSDHIDAKRSNGDLWVQIGADDALVAFHALRAVQKEAAPAARVRWQMNGFNRSPGATAQPMTARNLMGQIDGTGNPKPAESDFDRRIFVPAGTDTKYDWLAGGSYAVVRRIRMLLDDWEKLPVGRQEQVIGRRKQDGAPLSGGAETTAMNLDKAGPDGKLLIPDNAHARISSPEKNGGAAMLRRPFSYHDGISADGTPDAGLLFICWQADPLRGFVPVQRKLDRGDALSPFIRHEASGLFAVPGGAADGEYVGQRLLES; encoded by the coding sequence GTGAGCGGAAACAGCAACAGGAAGACCTCCGCAGGCAGCGGGGACGACAAAGCCCGTGGCAGTGGCGCCATCTCTCGGAGGCGGCTGCTCGGCAGCGCGGGCGCGGCCGGTGCGACCGGACTGGTACTGGGTGCGGCGGGCGGCGCGACCGGCTATGCAGCGACCCGGACCGACGAGCCGACCGCTCTGACCGCGGTCGGCTCCACCCAGGTGATGTTTCACGGGAAACATCAACCGGGGATCACCACTCCGCTTCAGGCCCGCGGCCATCTCATCGCCTTCGATCTGGCGCCCGGTGCGGGACGGAAGGAAGCGGCTGCCCTGATGCGCCGATGGTCGGCCGTGGCCCGGCGCCTGATGGCCGGCGAAGCCGCCGACAGCGGTGCGGCGGACGGCGCCGCCCATGACACCGGGATCGCGCTGGATGCCGGACCGTCCTCGCTGACCGTCACCTTCGGCTTCGGCCGCACCTTCTTCGAGCGCACCGGCCTGGTCGGCCAGAGGCCACCGGGACTCGACCCGCTGCCGCCGTTCTCCTCCGACCACATCGACGCCAAGCGCTCCAACGGTGACCTCTGGGTACAGATCGGCGCCGACGACGCACTCGTCGCCTTCCACGCGCTGCGTGCCGTGCAGAAGGAGGCCGCCCCGGCCGCCAGGGTCCGCTGGCAGATGAACGGCTTCAACCGTTCCCCCGGCGCCACCGCGCAGCCGATGACCGCCCGCAATCTGATGGGCCAGATAGACGGCACCGGTAACCCGAAACCCGCCGAGAGCGACTTCGACCGGCGCATCTTCGTTCCGGCCGGGACCGATACGAAGTACGACTGGCTGGCAGGCGGCTCGTACGCGGTCGTCCGGCGGATCAGGATGCTGCTCGACGACTGGGAGAAGCTCCCGGTCGGACGGCAGGAGCAGGTCATAGGGCGCCGCAAGCAGGACGGTGCTCCGCTGAGCGGTGGTGCCGAGACCACCGCGATGAACCTCGACAAGGCGGGCCCGGACGGCAAGCTCCTGATCCCGGACAACGCCCACGCCCGGATCTCCTCCCCCGAGAAGAACGGCGGCGCGGCCATGCTGCGGCGCCCCTTCTCGTACCACGACGGCATCTCGGCGGACGGCACTCCGGACGCCGGGCTGCTGTTCATCTGCTGGCAGGCGGATCCGCTGCGGGGGTTCGTTCCCGTGCAGCGCAAGCTGGACCGCGGCGATGCCCTGTCGCCGTTCATCCGGCACGAGGCCAGCGGCCTGTTCGCGGTGCCGGGCGGTGCGGCGGACGGCGAATACGTGGGTCAGCGGCTACTGGAGTCCTGA
- the pheA gene encoding prephenate dehydratase has protein sequence MSATRYAYLGPEGTFTEVALRTLPEAATRELVPMVSVPLALDAVRSGAAAAALVPIENSVEGGITATLDELTTGEPLMIYREVLLSITFALLVRPGTKLSDIKSVTAHPAAQPQVRNWMAAHLPDALWESAASNADGARLVQEGRYDAAFAGEFAAATYGLEPLVTDIHDAVNAQTRFVLVGRPARPAAPTGADKTSVVIWLGEDHPGALLELLQEFAVRGVNLMLIQSRPTGAGIGNYCFAVDAEGHIADRRVGEALMGLKRICPKVRFLGSYPRAEVALQDVRPLRAGTSDAEFMEASDWLARNLDGRG, from the coding sequence ATGTCCGCCACGCGCTACGCATATCTCGGCCCTGAAGGCACCTTCACCGAGGTCGCCCTCCGTACGCTCCCGGAAGCCGCCACCCGCGAACTCGTCCCGATGGTCTCCGTACCGCTGGCTCTGGACGCGGTACGCAGTGGGGCCGCCGCGGCAGCGCTCGTACCGATCGAGAACTCCGTCGAGGGCGGCATCACCGCGACGCTCGACGAGCTGACCACCGGCGAACCGCTGATGATCTACCGCGAGGTGCTGCTCTCCATCACCTTCGCGCTGCTGGTGCGGCCGGGCACCAAGCTGTCCGACATCAAATCGGTCACCGCGCACCCGGCCGCGCAGCCGCAGGTGCGCAACTGGATGGCCGCCCATCTCCCGGACGCCCTATGGGAGTCGGCGGCCTCCAACGCCGACGGTGCCCGGCTGGTGCAGGAGGGCCGGTACGACGCCGCCTTCGCCGGTGAGTTCGCGGCGGCGACCTACGGTCTCGAACCGCTGGTGACCGATATCCATGACGCGGTGAACGCGCAGACCCGCTTCGTCCTGGTGGGCCGCCCGGCCCGGCCGGCGGCGCCGACGGGTGCGGACAAGACATCGGTGGTCATCTGGCTGGGCGAGGACCATCCCGGTGCGCTGCTCGAACTGCTCCAGGAGTTCGCGGTGCGCGGGGTGAACCTGATGCTGATCCAGTCGCGGCCGACCGGAGCCGGCATCGGGAACTACTGCTTCGCGGTGGACGCCGAGGGGCACATCGCGGACCGCCGGGTCGGCGAGGCATTGATGGGGCTGAAGCGGATCTGCCCGAAGGTACGGTTCCTCGGCTCGTACCCGCGGGCCGAGGTGGCGTTGCAGGACGTACGGCCACTGCGGGCGGGAACGTCGGACGCGGAGTTCATGGAGGCCTCCGACTGGCTGGCCCGCAATCTGGACGGTCGGGGCTGA